AAAGATAGAGTTAATGAAAAGAGGGTTGGATTTGGGCTGGAAACAAATAAAACTAAATTGGATGACTTGACTTTATTTGAAAATGTATTGCCTGAAGATTTGATAAAATTTGGGTTAATTCCAGAGTTAATTGGGCGGCTGCCTGTAATTACAGCGCTTCATGGGCTTGATGAAGAGGCTATGATAAAAATATTGACAGAGCCTAAAAATTCGCTTGTTAAACAATATAAAAAATATTTTGAGATGGAAAATGTGGATTTGGAATTTGATAAGGATGCGATCGTTGAGATTGCACAGCTGGCACTTAAGAGAAAAATTGGAGCGAGAGGGCTTCGTTCAATTATTGAAAGCGTTATGACTGACTTGATGTATGAAATTCCATCAAAAGACAATGTTAAGAAAGTGATAATTACGAAGGAAGCTGTTACAGATAAGGATAAAGTAATTGTTGAATAGTAAAATTATTTAAATTATTTAAAAATATACAGAAAACATAAATTATTGAATATGAATTGTATTTATTATAATTTAAAAGAAATCTAGATTTAGTATAAAATATGAAAGGAGAAATTATGCAAAATAAACCGTTTATAGCTACAAGAGAATTAGTTGTATTTCCAGGCGTTGTAACTCCGATTTTTATCGGAAGGCAGTCAAGCCTGAAAAGTCTTGAAGAAGCAGTTGCAAGATTTGATAATAAGCTGATTCTTACGTCGCAAAAGGATGCGAATATAGAAGAGCCGAAATTTCCAGAAGATGTTTATGAAACTGGAGTTTTAGTTCACATTATACAAACAGTAAAAATGCCAAATGGAAATGTAAAAGTGCTTGTTGAAGCTAAGCATAGAGTTCTTATCAATCAGTTTTCAAAAGATGAAAATGGCATTATTTATGCTGAATATGAAGAAATCTTTTCAAAGCCAATTGATGAAAGTAAAGCTGAGGCTTTGAAGCGTAAAGTTATTGATGAATTTTCAAAATATGCAAAGAAAACTAATAAAGTGTTGCCTGATATTATTTATAATATAAAGGAAATTAGCAGCATTGACAAAGTTTTTGATTTGATCTGCACTAATCTTATGATTGCGACAGATGTGAAGCAAGGGCTTCTTGAAACGCTGGATGTGGAAGAAAGAGCCTATAAGATTTTAAGCATACTTGAAAGAGAAATTGAAATCTTTATGCTTGAAAGAGAAATTGAAAATCGTGTGAAGGAACAGATGGCAGAAGTTCAGAAAAACTATTATTTACGTGAAAAAATTAAGGTAATGCGTGAAGAAATGGGAGAAGGAACGGATTCTGACGAGGAATTGGAAGAACTTGATCAAAGAGTAAAGGATGCTAAAATTCCTCAGGATTTGAAGGATAAATTGGTAAAAGAGCTTTCAAGAATGAAGAAAATGCCTGATTTTTCTGCAGAATCTTCAGTAATTAGAACATATATTGAAACTGTGCTTGAATTACCTTGGGAAGTTTCTACTAACGATGAAATTGATATAAAGAAAGCTGAAAAAATTCTGAATGAGGACCATTACGGATTGGAAGAAGTAAAAGAAAGAATTTTAGAATTTTTGGCAATAAAAAAATTAAACAATACATTAAAAGGTTCGATTATCTGTCTTGTAGGGCCTCCAGGTGTGGGTAAAACATCACTTGCACATTCGGTAGCCCGTGCAATGAACAGAAAATTTACAAGAATCTCGCTTGGTGGAGTAAGAGATGAGGCTGAAATTCGTGGACATAGAAGAACTTATGTAGGAGCAATGCCTGGAAGAATTATAAATTCATTGAAACAGGTTGGAGTGAATAATCCTGTAATGCTGTTTGATGAAATTGATAAAATGGCTTCTGACTTTAGAGGAGATCCTGCTTCAGCAATGCTGGAAGTATTAGATCCTGCACAAAATAACTCATTTGAAGACCATTACATTGATCATACTTTTGACTTGTCAAATGTATTTTTCATTTGTACAGCAAATGATTTGGGCGGAATTCCAGGACCGCTTCGTGACAGAATGGAAATTATTTCAATCGAGTCATACACAGAATTTGAAAAATTAAATATTGCTAAAAAATATTTAATTCCTCAAACACAGGAAGAAAATGGATTAAAAGAATTTAAAATTTCATTTTCTGATAAAGCAGTCATGAAAATTATAAATGAGTATACAAGAGAAGCTGGAGTTAGAAATTTACGAAGAGAAATTGGTAAATTATTTAGAAAGATAGCAAAGGAAATACTTTTATCAAAATCTGACAGCAAGAAAATCTCTGTTTCTGAAGCAAAAGTCAAGAAATATTTGGGAAATGCCAAATTCAGAATTGATAAAATTAAAGAAAAAGAAGGTAAAATCGGTGTTGTAAATGGACTTGCATGGACAGCGGTTGGAGGAACAACTCTGGAAGTGCAGGCGGTAAAAATGGAAGGGAAAGGTGTGCTGCAGCTTACTGGGAAGCTGGGAGATGTAATGAAGGAATCAGCTAGAGTGGCATATTCTTATGTACGGCACATAAAAAATGAACTTGGAATAAAAGAAAAATTCAATGAAACAACAGATGTTCACTTACACTTTCCTGAAGGAGCAGTACCAAAAGACGGACCATCAGCAGGAATAACAATTACAACAGCAATAATTTCAGTATTGACTAATAAGGAAGTTAGACAAGATGTGGCAATGACTGGAGAAATTACGATTACTGGAGAAGTTCTGGCAGTTGGCGGAATTAAAGAAAAGGTAATCGGAGCTCATAGAGTCGGAATAAGAGATGTTGTGCTTCCTTTTGATAATAAAGTTGATACAGAGGAACTTCCAAAGGAAATTGCAGACCAGATGAAATTTTATTTTGCAAAAACGTATGATGATGTGAAAAAGATTGTTTTTGTGGATAAGAAAGATTCAGAAAAGAAAAAAGAAGCAAAGAAAAGCGAGACTGCAAAAGAAAAATAATAAAAAGATAATTATTTAAAAAATACGATGAATTTTATTAGGATGATTGATTTTATCATCCTAATTTTTTAATTTATTTTTTTATTACAAGGAGTTCAAGACCCCTTGTTAAGTAGAGGTTATACAATCTATTGATCTAATGGGAATCTATTTCATAAGAAAAGTGCATTACAACTTTAAAGTAATACACTTCACTTACAAAATTTTACATATTAAAATATTTACAGAACGGTTGTGAGAATACAATTGCGCTTACTGTCGCTTCCGGGTACATCATAAATTCTTCCGTCAATGTAATTCCATATCTTTCTGGTTTCAATAAATTAAACAGTTTTCTTTGGTCGCTTAAGTCTGGGCAGGCTGGATAGCCGAAAGAATAACGGTTTCCTTGATATTGGGCATTTAAAATCTCGTTTAGAGAGATATTTTTGTCAATGATTCCAACATCTTGACGCATCATTTTGTGAATATATTCAGATGTTGCTTCGGCAAGCTCCAGTCCAATAGAATTTACAATATGCCCTCTGTAAAATTCGCCTTTTTCCTTTAATTCATTGGAAACAAGTCTTGATTTTTCTCCAGCAGTTGCGACAAAAAATCCGATGTAGTCGATTCCTTCTGGACTTACATAATCATTTAGCGATAAATATTGTCCATATTTTTGTCTTGGAAAATCAAAAGTTTCCAAAACTGTTGACAAATCATCTGATAGAATTTCAATTTTAAAGTCATCTTTTCTTTTTCCAGCTTTTCTACGTGCAGGGAAAAATTTATAAATAGCCTTTATATCAAAGTATTCATCGCCATTTTCGACAATGTCTAAAATTTCATTGTATAATTTTATTGTTCTAGGATCTTGTTTTTCAATCAAATTATTTACAATCCATTTCATTCCAAGATGTTTTCCGATAAGCATTTGCAAGTTTACAAATGGAAATACATCCTTTGCCTTTATATTTGTTAAAATTTGCTTATTCAAAGTTTGCGGCTTGTAAATTTTTTCAAAGTTATATTTCGGCAGTTCAACTTTTGAAAAGTCGAATGTTCCATCAGCATCTTTAATATCACTTACTGTCGGTTTAACCTTCAGTTGTTCAAGTTTTTTCGCATCTTTAATTGTTACTAATTCTCTACGTTTTTGCAAGTGTTCCTTAAATTCTTCAAATTTTTTCTCATCAATCATTTTATTTAAATCAGAAAGTGCAGTCATTGCATCTCTTGAGTAAATTACAATATTATTTTTATAGGCAGGCTCAATTTTGTTTACAGTAAATTTTTCTGTAAGTGCAGCACCTCCCACAAATATCGGAATATCAATTCCAGCTTCACGTAGAACTTCCATAGTATTTACCATTTCTGTGGCAGATTTTACAAGAAGTCCAGAAAGCCCGAGAAAATCAGCTTTATGTTCGATAATTGCTTCACGAATTTTTTCTGCAGAAGCATTGATTCCAAGGTCAATTACTTCATAACCGTTATTTCCAATAATTATTCCAACCAGATTTTTTCCAATGTCGTGGACATCCCCTTTTACAGTTGCCATAACTACTTTTCCTTTTACAGATGACTCATCTTTTTTCATAAATTGTTCCAGATGCGAGACAGAAGCCTTCATAACTTCAGCACTTTGAAGAACTTCAGCAACGATTAAGTCATTGTTGTTAAACAATCTTCCAACTTCATCCATTCCAGTCATTAAAGGCCCGTTTATAATTTCAATTGGTGAATATTTTTTCAATAATTCATCCAGTAAAATTGTCAAGTCCTTTTTACTTCCTTCTACAACCAAGTTTGCAACTTTTTCTTCAGTAGTTAGGTTACTTGTATCAGCAACTTTTTTTACAGCCTTTTTTTCACGATAGAAATTTGCAAATTTTGATACATTTTCATCATTTGTATGAAATAAAATGTTTTCTGACAGTTCTTTTTCTTCATCTGAAATTTCATTCATCGGAATAACTTTTTCTGTATTTATAATTGCATAATCAAGTCCAGCCTCATAAGCCTTTTGCATATAATAAGTGTTTAAAACTTCCCTTCCAGCAATCGGCAGTCCAAATGAAACGTTGCTCACTCCAAGAATTGTCTTTACATTCGGCATTTCTGCTTTAATTTGCCTAATTGCCTCAATTGTTGCTGTAGCAGATCCGATGTACTTTTGATCTCCTGTTGCAACTGGGAAGACTAATGTGTCAAAAATTATATCCCTTTCATCAATCCCATATTTTTTTGTAAGCAGTTCATAGCTTCTTCTGGCAACTTTCAATTTTTTCTCAACAGAAACAGCCATACCTTCCTCATCAATTAGTCCAACAACAACAGAAGCCCCAAAATCCTTAATAACTTTTGCCATATCAGTAAATTTCTTTTCCCCATCTTCAAGGTTAATCGAATTTATAATTCCTTTCCCTTGCAAGTAAGTAAGTCCTTCTTTAACAACATTTATATCAGTTGAGTCAATCATAAGCGGAACTTTAGCAAATTTTGCCACTTTATCTAAAAATGCCTTCATATCGGCAATCTCGTCTCTATCAGGATTCGCAAGACAAATATCAATTACATCCGCACGTCCCTTAATCTGAAGTCTAGCAACTTCTGTCGCCTCGTCAAATTTCTCGCTGGCAATTAAGTTTTTAAAAATACGTGAACCAATTACATTTGTACGTTCCCCCACGTAAATTGGTCGATCTTTTGGCGTTTCCAAGGCTATTAATCCAGAAACATCGTTAAAATCTTTATTTTTATCAATAACTCTTGGTTCATAATTTATACTTTTTTCCTTAATTCTTTGAATGTGTTCAGGCGTAGTTCCGCAGCATCCACCAACAATATTTAAATAATGGTTTTGGAAAAACGGTTCAATTTTAGCTGACAATGTGTCTGGAGTTTCCTCATATTCCCCGTCTTCATTAGGCAATCCTGCATTTGGATAAACTGAAATATAAGTATTTGAAATATTATTCAATGTTTTTAAGAACTGTGTCATAAATTCAGGTCCAGTTGCACAATTTAGCCCCACAGAAAATGGATTCATGTGATTTACAGCATAATAAAAGGCATCTGCAGTTTGCCCTGCAAGCGTAGTTCCTGTACTTTCAATCGTAAATGACAGCATTAACGGAACAGTATAATTTTCTTCCATAGCCTTTTTAAGCCCCAAATAAGCTGCTTTCAAGTTTCTTGTATCTTGGATCGTTTCAAATAGAATCAAGTCGACTCCACCAGCCAGAAGCCCTGAAACAGCGGTATAATAATTGTGAATAAGTTCTTCAAAGGTAACTCCGCCAGTAACACTGATTGACTTGTTAGAAGGCCCTAGAGCTCCTGCAACATAAAGATTTCGTGTAACTTCAGGATGTTCACTTCTATATTCTGCAATAGCTTCATTTACAAGTTTTGCAGCCCTTTTATTCATTTCAAAAACTTTGTCTTCCAAGTCATAGTCCTTTAATACAATTTCTAAAGCTCCAAAACTGTTAGTTTCAATAATATCACTTCCAGCTTCCAGATATTTTTTATGAATATTCTTAATAATATCAGGTCTTTTCAGCACAAGATAATCATTACATCCTTCATATTTTTCTCCGCCAAAGTCATCAGCAGTCAAATTTTCTCGCTGAATCATTGTTCCCATTGCTCCATCCAGCATTAGTATTTTATTTTTTAGATCATTTTGTAATAAATTATATGAATTTTTATATTTATTTTCCATAATTTGCTCAACTCCTGTAAGTAAATTTATATTACTTTATTCTATCATAAAAAAATCTGTGTGTATATAGAAATTAATTTTATTTTTCATAAATTTATATATTTTTATTATTTCATCTCCAATCGTCATTTTTCCTATATCTTTAGAAATAATAATAAATAATCATTTGTCCATATATAAAATATATAATTAATAAATCCCTTTATTTATCAACTTAGAAAACTCTTTAATCAAAAATTAAAAATAATCTTATTGAAAAATTTTCAAAAATAAGATACACTACATATACGGTAAAAAAATCAAAATAAACACAACATATTGTGTTTTTGTATAATAAAATGAAAAATATATATAAATTTAAAGGAGAAAAGAGAATGAAAAAATTAGTGAAATTTGAAA
The DNA window shown above is from Leptotrichia wadei and carries:
- the metH gene encoding methionine synthase, whose amino-acid sequence is MENKYKNSYNLLQNDLKNKILMLDGAMGTMIQRENLTADDFGGEKYEGCNDYLVLKRPDIIKNIHKKYLEAGSDIIETNSFGALEIVLKDYDLEDKVFEMNKRAAKLVNEAIAEYRSEHPEVTRNLYVAGALGPSNKSISVTGGVTFEELIHNYYTAVSGLLAGGVDLILFETIQDTRNLKAAYLGLKKAMEENYTVPLMLSFTIESTGTTLAGQTADAFYYAVNHMNPFSVGLNCATGPEFMTQFLKTLNNISNTYISVYPNAGLPNEDGEYEETPDTLSAKIEPFFQNHYLNIVGGCCGTTPEHIQRIKEKSINYEPRVIDKNKDFNDVSGLIALETPKDRPIYVGERTNVIGSRIFKNLIASEKFDEATEVARLQIKGRADVIDICLANPDRDEIADMKAFLDKVAKFAKVPLMIDSTDINVVKEGLTYLQGKGIINSINLEDGEKKFTDMAKVIKDFGASVVVGLIDEEGMAVSVEKKLKVARRSYELLTKKYGIDERDIIFDTLVFPVATGDQKYIGSATATIEAIRQIKAEMPNVKTILGVSNVSFGLPIAGREVLNTYYMQKAYEAGLDYAIINTEKVIPMNEISDEEKELSENILFHTNDENVSKFANFYREKKAVKKVADTSNLTTEEKVANLVVEGSKKDLTILLDELLKKYSPIEIINGPLMTGMDEVGRLFNNNDLIVAEVLQSAEVMKASVSHLEQFMKKDESSVKGKVVMATVKGDVHDIGKNLVGIIIGNNGYEVIDLGINASAEKIREAIIEHKADFLGLSGLLVKSATEMVNTMEVLREAGIDIPIFVGGAALTEKFTVNKIEPAYKNNIVIYSRDAMTALSDLNKMIDEKKFEEFKEHLQKRRELVTIKDAKKLEQLKVKPTVSDIKDADGTFDFSKVELPKYNFEKIYKPQTLNKQILTNIKAKDVFPFVNLQMLIGKHLGMKWIVNNLIEKQDPRTIKLYNEILDIVENGDEYFDIKAIYKFFPARRKAGKRKDDFKIEILSDDLSTVLETFDFPRQKYGQYLSLNDYVSPEGIDYIGFFVATAGEKSRLVSNELKEKGEFYRGHIVNSIGLELAEATSEYIHKMMRQDVGIIDKNISLNEILNAQYQGNRYSFGYPACPDLSDQRKLFNLLKPERYGITLTEEFMMYPEATVSAIVFSQPFCKYFNM
- the lon gene encoding endopeptidase La, which encodes MQNKPFIATRELVVFPGVVTPIFIGRQSSLKSLEEAVARFDNKLILTSQKDANIEEPKFPEDVYETGVLVHIIQTVKMPNGNVKVLVEAKHRVLINQFSKDENGIIYAEYEEIFSKPIDESKAEALKRKVIDEFSKYAKKTNKVLPDIIYNIKEISSIDKVFDLICTNLMIATDVKQGLLETLDVEERAYKILSILEREIEIFMLEREIENRVKEQMAEVQKNYYLREKIKVMREEMGEGTDSDEELEELDQRVKDAKIPQDLKDKLVKELSRMKKMPDFSAESSVIRTYIETVLELPWEVSTNDEIDIKKAEKILNEDHYGLEEVKERILEFLAIKKLNNTLKGSIICLVGPPGVGKTSLAHSVARAMNRKFTRISLGGVRDEAEIRGHRRTYVGAMPGRIINSLKQVGVNNPVMLFDEIDKMASDFRGDPASAMLEVLDPAQNNSFEDHYIDHTFDLSNVFFICTANDLGGIPGPLRDRMEIISIESYTEFEKLNIAKKYLIPQTQEENGLKEFKISFSDKAVMKIINEYTREAGVRNLRREIGKLFRKIAKEILLSKSDSKKISVSEAKVKKYLGNAKFRIDKIKEKEGKIGVVNGLAWTAVGGTTLEVQAVKMEGKGVLQLTGKLGDVMKESARVAYSYVRHIKNELGIKEKFNETTDVHLHFPEGAVPKDGPSAGITITTAIISVLTNKEVRQDVAMTGEITITGEVLAVGGIKEKVIGAHRVGIRDVVLPFDNKVDTEELPKEIADQMKFYFAKTYDDVKKIVFVDKKDSEKKKEAKKSETAKEK